The Bacillota bacterium genome contains the following window.
GCGAAGAGTAGCGGCAACGATCCCCGTCCATTAGTGGGAGTGTTTGTGACTAATAGCACCGTCAACAGCTTGCTGGCCGGTAATGCCCGTCCTAGGTTGGTAACTCTAAATGAGCAAAGTCAGCTGCTTGGGGTAAGTTTGTTTGTGTTTGCAGAAAGAAATATCGACTTGCAAAAGAGGAAGATCGCGGGTTTAGTGTATAATCCTGATGTGAAAAAGTGGGTTCAGCGGGTATTCCTGTTTCCTGACATTCTTTACACCCGTCGTGGCCCCGGCAAAAAGGGCAGCAAGGCTGATAAGTTTGTGCAAGCAATCGCCCAGATAGGGATTCCGCAGATAAATTCCTGTTCTGATTTTGACAAATGGGATACCTACAGCCGATTTAGACGCTATCCCGAGTTAGTTTCCCACCTTCCTGAAACCTGTTTACTGACTACTGTTGACCAACTGAAAGATATGTTCGCCAGGTATCAAAGCTTGTATATCAAAGGAACAATTGGTCGCCATGGACGGAAAGTGATTCGGGTTGACCGGCGACACCGCCAATATATAGCTAGTCACCTGGGTAAGCGTCTGCGGGTCTGGCGGTTCTCCAGCATCCGGGGATTGTTACACAAAGTGCGGGCTGTGTTGAATAGCAAAAGGCTTCTGGCGCAGCAAGCCGTGGGCTGTATCCAGCTGGCGGGAGGTAATGTGGACTTTCGCGCGGAAGTCCAAAGAGACGGGAACGGGGAACTGGGCGTAACCTGTATTGCCGGCAGGGTGGCCACACCGGGAGCGCCGGTCAGCAGTTCTCGCACCGGTTCAACGGTTTTTACTTTTGCTGACACATTGCGACGCTGCAGCTATTCAGATACCCAGATTCGTTCCTTAGAGCAAGCGGCCGAAACCTTTTTGTGTAATATCTTTCAGTGTGTGGAGCAGGAATATGGTTCATTTGGTGAATTGGGCATTGATTTTAT
Protein-coding sequences here:
- a CDS encoding YheC/YheD family protein is translated as MPSRLQVMSMSPAKSSGNDPRPLVGVFVTNSTVNSLLAGNARPRLVTLNEQSQLLGVSLFVFAERNIDLQKRKIAGLVYNPDVKKWVQRVFLFPDILYTRRGPGKKGSKADKFVQAIAQIGIPQINSCSDFDKWDTYSRFRRYPELVSHLPETCLLTTVDQLKDMFARYQSLYIKGTIGRHGRKVIRVDRRHRQYIASHLGKRLRVWRFSSIRGLLHKVRAVLNSKRLLAQQAVGCIQLAGGNVDFRAEVQRDGNGELGVTCIAGRVATPGAPVSSSRTGSTVFTFADTLRRCSYSDTQIRSLEQAAETFLCNIFQCVEQEYGSFGELGIDFIIDTDDKFWLLEVNAKSAMGAAGQAWDAETIALLYRRPLEYARYLFESNSQP